From Microbacterium sufflavum:
CGCGCCGCCCTAGGGCAGGAGATGCCCGGCGGCGCGGAACAGCTCGTACCACTCGGGCCGCGTGAGGACGACGTCGGCGCCGGCCGCCGCGTCCCGCACGCGCTCGGGGGTCGTGGTCCCCAGCACGACCTGCATCCCGGCGGGGTGCCGCGTGATCCACGCGGTGGCGATCGCGATCGGCTCGACGCCGTACTGGGCCGCGAGCCGGTCGATCACGGCGTTCAGCTCGGCATACTCCGGACTCCCCAGGAAGACACCGGCGTCGGTGCCGCTCTGGAACGGCGACCACGCCTGCACCGTGATGCCGTTCAGCCGGCAGTAGTCGACGATGCCGCCGCCGTCGCGCACGATGCTCTGGTCGTGTCCGCCGATGTTCGCTGCGACCGGCTGCGCGATGATCGGCGCGTGGGTGAGCGACAGCTGCAGCTGGTTGGCGATCAGGGGCTGGCGGACGGCCGTGCGGAGCAGGTCGATCTGCGACGGGGTGTGATTCGAGACGCCGAACGCCCTGACCTTGCCGGAGGACTCGAGGTGGTCGAACGCGCGCGCGA
This genomic window contains:
- a CDS encoding aldo/keto reductase, whose amino-acid sequence is MKTVPFGTATAPAVIAGMMRIADKDDAHIRELYATAREAGIDFFDHADIYGGAMHRCEARFAEALALSPGERDEIVLQTKCGIVPTQGMFDFSYDHIVTQVEGSLAALRTDRIDVLLLHRPDALVEPDEVARAFDHLESSGKVRAFGVSNHTPSQIDLLRTAVRQPLIANQLQLSLTHAPIIAQPVAANIGGHDQSIVRDGGGIVDYCRLNGITVQAWSPFQSGTDAGVFLGSPEYAELNAVIDRLAAQYGVEPIAIATAWITRHPAGMQVVLGTTTPERVRDAAAGADVVLTRPEWYELFRAAGHLLP